From a single Paenibacillus sp. FSL R5-0345 genomic region:
- a CDS encoding DUF5693 family protein, whose protein sequence is MQQKWQRWNISSRKWLWIIVVVGVLAALPVVYDRLQTEKSSKTVEFVFDYRDLVEVASYRANPQNYISEQLDRLKDAGVQSMAIYESTLEDYRKARRLMMWGAADIANLTDTIIPENENYTYVLFTNPDYYQALAPVIKEAFGNLGITSKEWSFRGQQGLIIETPIEDATLKPLQPDPFTLEMLHDKGFTIVPRLVDSLTYNKATVEKLLDRYEELGVKRILFEGESVKGFNDDADTGSITDFANLLKERGIGIAAIENIKKQQKGFNKLAYLLDYNVTRLYSLSEGDSALDPKVISDRFALATKDRNIRMIYLNTIPSRNTAKAQITDTLDNLVTSLSDPGGAVEQIKDNGFKLGQATAFEVVDSSYQRYFKLVAVVGAVSLVALLISYFIPWLTIPAWVLGLLGSAGLLVLKPELFEQALALAAAISAPTLAVVLAIRKVNEMGPPLRGNNLTYKAMSPQRRFTHSLVLYLKTSLISLSAVPFVIALLNNITYSLVLDQFRGVSLLHMAPIGLVALYVLLYRGEFVFNKTGKLLRTPITLAWVIAAAVLGVVGMYYLSRTGNGGNVTPLEMAFRTFLENTVGVRPRNKEFLLAHPLLILGAFLAFRYRSAAFIMIIAVIGQLSMVDTFAHIHSPVLISLVRGLLGLGLGLIIGIIAVVVWQIAEGCWKRWSPLQKR, encoded by the coding sequence GTGCAGCAAAAATGGCAACGTTGGAATATTTCTTCCCGAAAGTGGCTGTGGATTATAGTTGTGGTTGGCGTTTTAGCTGCCCTGCCTGTTGTCTATGACCGTCTGCAGACGGAGAAGTCTTCCAAGACAGTGGAATTTGTATTTGATTATCGTGATTTAGTTGAAGTCGCCAGCTATCGTGCAAATCCGCAGAATTATATTTCTGAACAATTAGATCGCCTAAAAGATGCTGGTGTTCAGAGCATGGCGATTTACGAAAGCACGCTGGAAGATTATCGTAAGGCGCGTCGTCTAATGATGTGGGGTGCGGCTGATATCGCTAATCTTACGGATACAATCATTCCGGAGAATGAGAATTATACTTATGTTCTTTTTACTAATCCTGATTACTACCAGGCTCTGGCGCCTGTTATTAAAGAGGCATTCGGTAATCTTGGGATTACTTCAAAGGAATGGAGTTTCCGCGGACAACAAGGTCTTATTATTGAGACTCCAATAGAAGATGCTACACTGAAGCCACTTCAGCCAGATCCATTTACACTGGAGATGCTGCATGACAAAGGGTTCACCATTGTACCGCGTCTTGTGGATTCTTTGACTTATAATAAAGCAACGGTTGAGAAGCTGTTGGATCGTTATGAAGAATTGGGTGTAAAACGAATCCTATTCGAAGGAGAGTCCGTTAAAGGGTTTAATGATGATGCCGATACTGGCAGTATCACTGACTTTGCAAACCTCCTTAAAGAACGTGGAATCGGAATTGCAGCGATTGAAAATATTAAGAAACAGCAGAAGGGCTTTAACAAGCTTGCTTATTTGCTGGACTATAACGTAACACGGTTATATTCCCTTAGTGAAGGTGATTCTGCCTTAGATCCAAAAGTGATCTCGGATCGTTTCGCTTTGGCAACAAAGGATCGTAATATCCGCATGATTTATTTAAATACGATTCCTTCACGGAATACAGCTAAGGCACAGATAACAGATACGCTGGACAACCTTGTCACGAGTCTTAGTGATCCTGGTGGTGCCGTTGAGCAGATCAAAGACAATGGGTTTAAGTTAGGACAAGCTACGGCTTTTGAGGTTGTAGATTCGTCTTATCAGCGTTACTTCAAGCTAGTTGCAGTAGTTGGCGCAGTCTCGTTAGTGGCGCTGCTGATTTCTTACTTTATTCCTTGGCTTACGATCCCAGCATGGGTGCTAGGATTACTGGGAAGTGCAGGCCTGCTGGTATTGAAACCAGAGCTGTTTGAGCAGGCACTGGCGCTAGCGGCCGCGATAAGTGCACCAACTCTTGCGGTTGTACTTGCCATTCGTAAGGTCAATGAAATGGGGCCTCCTTTACGGGGCAATAACCTTACCTATAAGGCTATGAGCCCGCAACGTCGGTTCACACATAGCCTGGTGCTTTATCTGAAGACCTCATTAATTTCTTTGAGTGCTGTGCCATTCGTGATCGCACTGCTCAACAACATAACCTACAGTTTAGTGCTGGACCAGTTCCGTGGTGTTAGTCTACTGCACATGGCACCTATCGGCCTTGTGGCACTATATGTACTTTTATACCGTGGAGAGTTTGTTTTCAACAAAACAGGCAAGCTGCTTCGGACACCTATTACACTGGCTTGGGTTATTGCCGCTGCGGTTCTTGGGGTAGTGGGGATGTATTATTTGAGCCGAACTGGAAATGGTGGCAACGTAACACCTTTAGAAATGGCCTTCCGTACATTCCTAGAGAATACGGTCGGTGTCCGGCCACGTAACAAAGAATTTTTACTGGCTCACCCACTCTTAATTTTGGGTGCATTCCTAGCCTTTAGATACCGGAGTGCAGCATTTATTATGATTATTGCCGTAATCGGTCAGCTCTCCATGGTGGATACCTTTGCACATATTCATTCACCTGTTCTGATCTCGCTGGTTCGCGGATTGCTCGGTCTTGGTCTCGGACTGATCATTGGTATAATTGCCGTAGTCGTATGGCAGATTGCAGAAGGGTGTTGGAAACGATGGTCGCCACTCCAAAAAAGATAG
- the fabZ gene encoding 3-hydroxyacyl-ACP dehydratase FabZ gives MLDINQIQEIIPHRPPFLLVDKITEIEMGKRAVGIKNVTINEPFFAGHFPGYPVMPGVLITEALAQVGAVAILGVEANRGRIGFLAGLDGFRFRGQVVPGDTLTLEVEITRLKGSIGKGQATASVDGKVVASGEIMFALS, from the coding sequence GGATATTAACCAAATTCAAGAAATCATCCCCCATCGGCCTCCATTTCTGCTGGTGGACAAAATCACAGAGATTGAAATGGGTAAACGAGCTGTAGGCATCAAAAATGTAACGATCAATGAACCTTTCTTCGCAGGTCATTTTCCAGGTTATCCGGTAATGCCGGGTGTATTGATTACAGAAGCGCTTGCCCAAGTTGGTGCAGTTGCTATTCTGGGGGTAGAAGCGAATCGCGGCCGAATTGGATTTTTAGCTGGGCTGGATGGATTCCGTTTCCGTGGTCAAGTTGTACCGGGAGATACGCTCACTCTTGAAGTGGAGATTACCCGCCTTAAGGGCAGTATTGGAAAAGGACAAGCTACTGCATCGGTTGATGGAAAAGTTGTTGCCTCTGGGGAAATTATGTTTGCTCTGAGCTAA
- the csaB gene encoding polysaccharide pyruvyl transferase CsaB, protein MVATPKKIVISGYYGFRNSGDEAVLQSILIALQKQSQALGISIEPIVLSIDPEWTSATYGVKSVHRMKLVEVRQAIYESAGLISGGGSLLQDVTGSKSIPYYLGIIKLAQWMGRPTFIYAQGIGPVNRKLFHPLIKSVFRKCNYISVRDEQSRELLLSMGLEQKNVEVVPDPVMGLSLPEDTDVATRSLELSDSLPVIGISVRFWEQDRRELEALAQGLIKANREVPLHLRFLPFHTPSDNEASRYLMDKLKGSITEHGGQVSICEDAIHPQQMLREVGECDVLIGMRLHSLIYAAGRRVPLIGISYDPKIDHFLERIQCHPVGATNALDAEHVAAEIVHLLNTGQEWKTERKDVISKLIQEAGAPARQIVEYFHHKG, encoded by the coding sequence ATGGTCGCCACTCCAAAAAAGATAGTTATCTCTGGTTACTATGGTTTTCGTAACAGTGGAGATGAGGCGGTATTGCAGTCTATACTAATTGCACTGCAGAAACAGTCTCAAGCTTTGGGTATATCCATTGAGCCTATCGTGCTATCCATTGATCCTGAGTGGACAAGCGCCACATATGGAGTGAAATCCGTACACCGGATGAAGCTTGTTGAAGTCCGCCAAGCTATTTATGAGAGCGCTGGTCTGATCAGTGGCGGGGGCAGCTTGCTGCAGGATGTAACAGGCAGTAAGAGTATTCCTTACTATTTAGGTATTATTAAGCTTGCGCAGTGGATGGGTAGACCAACTTTTATCTATGCTCAAGGTATCGGACCTGTGAATCGCAAACTTTTTCACCCGTTAATCAAATCCGTGTTTCGTAAATGTAACTATATATCTGTGCGGGATGAACAATCCCGCGAACTTCTCCTATCTATGGGACTAGAGCAGAAGAACGTAGAAGTTGTTCCCGATCCGGTAATGGGCTTGTCTTTGCCAGAGGACACGGATGTTGCTACACGATCTTTAGAATTATCTGATTCACTTCCGGTGATTGGGATATCGGTACGTTTTTGGGAGCAAGACCGCAGAGAACTGGAGGCTCTTGCACAAGGCTTGATTAAGGCCAACCGTGAGGTTCCGTTACATTTGCGATTCCTCCCTTTTCACACCCCATCGGACAATGAGGCTTCACGTTATCTGATGGATAAGCTGAAGGGAAGTATAACCGAACATGGTGGGCAGGTCAGTATTTGTGAGGATGCTATTCACCCACAACAGATGCTACGGGAAGTGGGAGAATGCGATGTTCTGATCGGTATGCGACTTCATAGCTTGATATACGCGGCTGGAAGACGTGTTCCACTGATAGGTATTTCTTATGATCCGAAGATCGATCATTTTCTGGAAAGAATCCAGTGCCATCCTGTTGGAGCAACAAACGCACTTGATGCTGAACATGTTGCTGCCGAGATTGTCCATCTTTTGAACACAGGTCAGGAATGGAAAACAGAACGGAAAGATGTCATTTCCAAGTTGATTCAAGAAGCAGGGGCACCAGCTCGGCAAATTGTAGAATATTTTCACCATAAAGGATGA
- a CDS encoding phospho-sugar mutase — translation MTQLSPKAAETLSRWLENASVDESTKAELRALENEPQELEERFYRDLEFGTGGLRGVIGAGSNRINRYTVGRATQGFANYILEKHTGEGRPSVVIAHDSRRFSPEFTLEAALVLAANGIEAHLFTSLRSTPQLSFSVRHLKATGGIVITASHNPPEYNGYKVYNSEGGQLVPDEAEKVISYILGVDTFDGVKRISQEEAERQGLLHWLGEKDDEAFTDTVAAVSLASEEIASTLGKDFKIVYTPLHGTGNLPVRRVLEKIGFTQVHVVPEQEQPDSEFSTVKSPNPEEREAFTLAMKLGEELNADLLIGTDPDADRMGAVVRDNEGKFVVLSGNQSGALMIHYYLSRLQEQGKLPSNGAVVKTIVTSEMGAAVASHYGATVFNTLTGFKYIGEKMTQFEQSGDYTYLFGYEESYGYLAGNYARDKDAVLAAMLIAEAGAYYKAQGKTLYDVLQELYEQFGYFLESLESRTLKGKDGVAQIQGIMNDWRTNAPQEIAGSAVTEVLDYSLGLNGLPKENVLKYLLADGSWFCLRPSGTEPKIKVYFAVVGESLQNAKDKVATLSKQVMARVDGEQ, via the coding sequence ATGACTCAATTAAGCCCAAAAGCGGCAGAAACCTTATCTCGCTGGCTGGAGAACGCCTCTGTCGATGAGTCTACGAAGGCGGAGCTGCGTGCGCTGGAGAACGAACCACAGGAGCTTGAGGAACGATTTTATAGAGATCTAGAATTTGGTACAGGTGGTCTACGCGGTGTAATTGGTGCGGGTAGTAATCGTATCAATCGTTATACGGTAGGCAGAGCTACACAAGGTTTCGCTAATTATATTCTGGAAAAGCATACTGGAGAGGGAAGACCTTCTGTTGTTATCGCTCATGACTCCCGTCGATTCTCGCCAGAATTCACGCTTGAGGCTGCTCTAGTATTGGCTGCTAATGGCATTGAGGCTCATTTATTCACTTCTCTGCGTTCAACACCGCAACTCTCGTTCAGCGTACGTCATTTGAAGGCAACGGGTGGTATTGTTATTACTGCAAGTCATAATCCGCCAGAATATAACGGGTATAAAGTTTATAATTCTGAAGGGGGACAGCTTGTTCCTGACGAAGCCGAAAAGGTCATTTCTTACATATTAGGGGTTGACACTTTTGATGGTGTGAAACGGATTTCCCAAGAAGAAGCGGAGCGCCAAGGTTTGCTGCACTGGCTTGGTGAGAAGGATGACGAAGCGTTTACCGATACTGTCGCTGCGGTTAGTCTTGCAAGTGAAGAGATTGCCTCTACGCTTGGTAAAGACTTCAAAATCGTATACACCCCGCTACATGGTACTGGTAATCTGCCAGTTCGTCGTGTGCTTGAGAAAATTGGGTTCACACAGGTGCATGTAGTACCTGAGCAAGAGCAACCAGATTCCGAATTTTCTACTGTGAAATCGCCGAACCCAGAGGAGCGCGAAGCATTTACACTAGCTATGAAGCTGGGTGAAGAGTTGAATGCGGATCTCTTAATTGGTACGGATCCCGATGCAGACCGTATGGGGGCAGTGGTTCGCGACAATGAAGGTAAATTTGTTGTTTTGTCGGGCAATCAATCTGGAGCTCTGATGATTCATTATTATTTGAGCCGTTTACAGGAACAAGGTAAGTTGCCTAGCAATGGTGCAGTTGTGAAGACTATCGTGACGAGCGAGATGGGGGCTGCTGTAGCTTCTCATTATGGTGCAACTGTATTTAATACGCTAACGGGCTTCAAATATATTGGCGAAAAAATGACTCAATTCGAACAATCCGGAGATTACACATATCTTTTCGGTTATGAAGAAAGCTATGGTTATCTTGCAGGTAACTATGCTCGTGATAAGGACGCCGTTCTTGCGGCTATGTTGATCGCTGAAGCAGGTGCTTATTACAAAGCTCAAGGCAAAACACTATATGATGTTCTTCAGGAATTGTATGAGCAGTTCGGATACTTCTTGGAAAGCCTGGAGTCCCGTACCTTAAAGGGCAAGGATGGCGTTGCGCAAATTCAAGGTATTATGAATGATTGGCGTACAAATGCACCACAAGAAATTGCCGGATCTGCCGTTACAGAGGTGCTGGATTATTCACTAGGCTTGAATGGTCTGCCGAAGGAAAATGTATTGAAATATTTGCTCGCTGACGGTTCATGGTTCTGCTTGCGTCCTTCCGGTACCGAACCAAAGATTAAAGTTTATTTTGCGGTTGTGGGTGAATCCTTGCAGAATGCTAAAGACAAGGTAGCTACACTATCCAAACAGGTTATGGCCCGTGTTGACGGGGAACAATAA